CATACTGGAAGTATTGTTATTAGGGGTGGCCTAAAATTCACTGTTAAATATGCTTACCTAGTAAACATAACAATTTCATCTTGGTAGACTTGTcatattatattaaaataattctaataGCTTTCCCAGAAAACCATTTACAAAAGCTCACTGCcctttcaaagcaaaatttcaAATAGCTCCTCTACACAAACCGTTCATTTTCTTGACATTTCAGTGATGTTTGACATGATTGTTAGCTTTTGATTTGGACCCATGACAATGAACAGCTCAACTTTCCTCTAAACAACTGCTTCACAAGAGATTACATTTTGGATAAAACTATTACTTTAAGTAGGCTAGtcttctgaaatattaataagAATTACAGACTTACCTGATTAGTAAAAAGAGTCTTGAAGCCAAGTTGGATCCAAGCACTGTGTGTGTGCAATGATGTGTCTATATGAAATTGAATTCGGAGTTGGACTTTgaatgggattttcaaaagatCTTAGCTGAGTTAAAAGGACTATTGTCACTGGGCCTTTTGGTTTTAACTCTTTAACTCTTActggtgctttaaaaaaatccttctgtcATTGCTATAGGCCATATGGAATACTTGTATTTGAATAACAGCAAAAAATCCAAATGTGATCAAAATCCAAATTTTCAGCATAGAtgcacttccttttcttttgcacaaAGTAAAGAGAAGATATGCTAATAGCTATATTTTATATTGCTAGCACAGAAGCTGATTTTTTGCTTATTGCTGTAAACATGCATATGATTTAGTTGACTTCCTAAGTGAACATTTGAGTTgtgctgaaaatgaaagaaatagcAAAATGATTTTAAAGATGACAATTATGCATTTCTGTCTTCCAGGTGAATTTAGTTCTAGACAGATGACTCGGGAAACTGAAATGTTCTGTTTCAATCCACAGCTCTCCTCTAGCTCCTATTGACTTCTGTGTTTCTGGGAGACCTGATTTCCTTTGCATAAGAATATATCCCAGCTTTACctcttgtttcttctgctgaTAATTAGAATAATAATGCTTATTATTTCTTACTTGAAGAATGCTATGCCATTAGGCATATGCTAGAAGTTAGTTTTCAGTAATCTCCGTATTTCCCACAGGGTACTCAGTAGCTGGTGATGAATTCCAAAAGTAACTGAGCTAAGCCTGATACAAACTGGTGGCCATGCTGTGTAAGCTGCTGTATCTTGTTAGTAGCCACATGCATCAACATCAATACTTGTGGTGGAAGTACAAAACTGCTAAAAATCTCCTCATTAAGGAAATATTCTTGGGGTGAACAGGGACAGAAACGTGATTATAATTTACAGATGTATTTTACAGGAGGAGACTGTAAGTAAAAACGTGTAAGGCAATATGAGGCTGATTGGATGTCTTTGTATCTCTAGCAGCACTGCTTGTCTTTGGTAGGGTATCTTTATTCCAAGTAGGTACTAGTATCTTAAACTTCTACCTAAAATAGTCTATGTAACTTCAGATAAAACTTCTactggaggggaaggaaggaggaatgaaagggaaggggaaagggaaggggaagaggaaagggaaggagagggagaagattTCATATTAACAGGATAGCATAGAAAATAGATTTCCCCTATAATATACTGTCAGTCTGTACAtgtaagtgaaatgaaaaaatagcaaccaaaccaaagaaaacaaccaaacaggcagagaggaaagggaCAAGTTTAAtgatagaagaaaaatacaggtatTGACAGTGGAAAACAGATAAAAGGGAGATCTTGAAAGGATTAAAATATTGCTACTTTCTATTTCCAGGTAAACACAAAGTAATTCTTCCTTGAGTTTTctaaactattttttatttttcaaaatttcctaTCATTCTCCTGAATTTTAAGAGGGAGATCGATCACTTGGTCATTTTCTTCTAATGCAGTCAGTATCCCAATCCAAAATTTAAAGGGGAGAGTAGGATTCTGGAGGTTCAAAATTCAAAGGAATGATTTTTATTGGCTTGATTAGACTTTGATTCCAGTCGGCTTTTTGCATGTACAACCAAATGCATTCTTCTCAATTTTGATTGCAGTTTGAGTTACCATCATGGAACAAAACTAAGGAGATTTTGTTCATACTGGGGAATGTTTTCTTCATCAAGATAGATAGTTCTACGTAAAACTCCTATGATATAAAAATCCATAATCTGGTCTGTAACTAGCTGAATGGTAGTTCAAACAAATATATCAATGGATTCTGCCACCTTTATTCACAGAGTGATACTTTAATCTTTAGCTTCACACTTGAGATGGATTTTGATACCCTTAGTTGTGTGAAACAACACTTTGTTTCAGACCTAGCATGACTGATGTTAACAGGACTGCTTACTGAAAAACATGCTAAACTATTCAAACATAGCTCCTTGATTTCAGCAAGACTGTGTATTCGCTGCAGTATTGTACAGTAGGTCTCAAGATGGCAGACTCTTAAGAATTTTCTACAGTAGCAGTATTTCAATCCTTAGTCCCCAATACAAGTAAAAGGTGAAAGTATAAGACCAGAGtaaaaagatttaaagtgaGAAAAAGCACTGTAAAGCCCCAagtgaaaataacaaaatgtgTACAAGAGACCAGTAGGAAGACATGGTCATATTTATGATTTACTGTTAAGTGCTAATTTCTGTGGCATATACTACTCTGCTTGCAAGAACTGGTACTCTTGAATGTATGTATCCCTTCAGTTCCCTATCACTGTGCTTTCACAAGAAACTATTGCATTACATTGCAGCTGCAAAACCCAGCTCACTTCTCTGATGTTCaataattttgatttactgGCTTCTGTCTTACTTGCTGGATTCAAGGCAAACTTTGGCTAAAAATATGTCTGCACTTGGGATGTCAAATTTCCCCCAAATGGGAAATCTTTAACAATTTTTCCAGCTGTCTTTCCACCTCTTTTAGTCTTCAGAACACTCCAGCATCTCTTACAGCACATTCTCTGTGAAATCACAGAGGCAATTCATGATTTTGGATCACAGCTGATCCACATAGCTTACAAACTAAGCCCCTGGCCGATCAATCAGATTCCTGTGGAAGGACCTTTGAACCAGGACAGATTCTGACTGAATTCAGTGGGGCTCTGTGCAGGCCAAAGGTCTATCCAGTTGTATTCTGCTAGTGATCAGTCAGAGTCTAATACTGTATCTATTTTATGCTATGTTAGTAATATGTATTactattaatataatttaataaggcacttcttttaaaaaaaatagtcctCAAATCCCTAGGTCATTAGAACATAGTAGGAGAGCGGGCCAGAAAGAAAGCTCTTCTCTAATAATTTGACATACCAGGAATATTGCTTACTGTTGTTTCTGTTGTAGTAGTCCTAAAGCAAAAACCTAGTGTCCTGCTTACTTAATACAATGGTATCTATTCATTTCAGGATGTTACATGTATAAAACATCTGATAATATGCATAAATGTGCTAAAATTTGTATCTATTttgattctttaaaaaagttCAGATATTTTGGACCCAGATTTGAGGTGATACATCTGATGTTATTAAGTAAGCTAAGGAATACTATAGGCACTGTTTGTGTGCCAGGTTATCACTGCAAACAATTGACTGCAAGCAAAATGGACACTAAGTTTCAGCTATAAGATTTACTCTTCAATAATTGATGGCTTCCACACCTGTGCAGTGACGCcagctttctttgctgaaaatttTGGCCTCGGAGCAGTAAACAAGGAGGATGTGGTGGTTTCTGGCTTAGAAAATGCAGAGTAGCCTGTAGGTGAAAATGATTCATTTACTGGGATAGAGGCATTTGACTGGAACGAAGGTTGTGAACTGTAGGCTGGCACGGAGTACACTGAAGATGCCCGGACATTAGTAGGAGAGCCAGCACTTGGCGGTCTTATAGGTAGAGCTTGCTTTGAAGTGGACAACTTCGATGTCTGCTTAATAGCAAAGCTTTCCTTAGTACTAGGAGgttgaaaagtaaataaagatGCATCAAGTTGGTAAGGTTGATGTTTCATAATATCCAAAGCATTGAGACCTTTcttaggttttctttttgtatttttggtaGCAGCAGTGGACTTAGAGGAAGCCTTGGTAGCAGCAGGAGGATAAGATGGGCAGTGGATGGGATTATAAGCAACAGGTGGAGGTGCTCGGACATTAGATGAATATTTCCAAGAAGCTGGTAAAGATGGAGTCGGAGATGAGGCTCGTGCCATGTTTGCCTGCACAGTCTCTGAATCTACCACATACTTCTCCATTCGAGAGTGCCTTCTGGCAAATAACTGTGCTCCTTTTCCACTCATAGCTGGTGGCATCTCAAAGCGCGGCTTTGTTCCTCCAGCACTTGGTGTGACTGGTGTTGTCTTGGGTGTATGGTTTGGACTCGCTAGGGTTGCCTGAGGCCCTTTGAAAGGACCAGCTAGGTTGAGAGTACTTGGGGGATGGGCAGGAGAATGAGGATACTGTGGAGATTTGAGTGGTGCAGGATATGCTGCCTGAGGTGAGGCTGGTGCTGGGAAAGAAGGAGCCTTGTTAGAAGCCACAGCTGAGGGTGACCAAACTGGTGAAACTGGAGTATCAGCAGTAGGAGAGACCTTGAGTGAAGGCTTTGGAGCAACAGGAGGAGGGGCTTTTTGTTTAGATGCTTGAGTCTGCATGAAATTGCAAGCTTCTGCTCCCAAACTGAGGTAGTCTTCTTCAGGTCCTGACTCAAAACCAGCTCCagtacctttttttccctctgcattGTGTACAAGGGACAACAGGGCAGGATTAGGACTTACTTTGGGTGTTTCTTTGAAAGTGAACATAGGTTTTGAAGTGCCTCTTCTCTTTGCCTCTTGCAGTATCCCAGTTCTTTTGGCTGGCACCGCAATCCTTTCGTCTCTGGATGCTATGTGTTCTGTTGGCTCGGTGGGTGACCACACAGTTGGGGCGGCTCTGCTGGCTACAGTAGCTGAAACAGGTCTGTATAAAGCCTCAGGTGGTGGGCTGATAGAGCAGTAAGGAGGTGGTGCTGGTATGTCTGAAAGAGGACTAGTGACATTTCTTGTGGGTGAAAATGGTGCAGCTGCTCGGTTTTGAACCCCAGAAGGGAAGGGTTTAGCAGTTTTATTCAAAGATGCTGCTTTTTGAGCTTCAGAGGACTGAAAAGGGAGGTTTGTGTCTGGTGCTAAGCCAAAGCCATTTTGTTGTACCATTTTGCTATGATTCTGGCTCATGTCTGTGTAGCTTTTGCTCACACAGGTCTGCTGTCTTgacatttcttcctcttttgcttGATAGACTGAAGAGCTTACTTTCTGGAAGCTCTCTGACATGGTGGCTTCCCTTCGTTCTTCTGTATGCACTGTGCGTGCCTTCATCTCCTCTTGCTCAGCTGTGATCTGATCCATCCTCTGCCGCCTCTTGGCAAACATGAGGGCCCCTTTACCTGTACTCTCTGGAAGCGTCTGCATCTCGTCTCcactttttgtcttcttttcaaCCTCAAGTAGACCACTGTCCCAGTCAAACGTCACAATCTTACCGTCGTTGTCAATGTCAGAGAAGAAATCTTCATCTATTTCTGACTCACTTGTTGCAAGCAAACTCActtcaaaagtgttttctttgtcCCCCTCTTCACCTTCACCTTCTTCTCCCTCGTCTTCGTCACGTTCTAACTCCCCGGTACCGTAGCTGACTAGAGTATATTTCCTCGCCCTTTGACGACGCTTCTTGAACATCAACACCCCCTTGGAATTGGGATTGGGAGCTGCTGTCAGCAGCAATGCAATACTTTTACATTTAGATTTGGCTTCTTTGACCTGCTTCTCTGACAGACTTTCACTTCGCCGGAGCCCTATGGAAAGAATCAAAGTGCACGTTTAATTGCATGCAGCTCACAAAAATACAAGATGACTAATAACAAATAGTTCTGCATTTATCTATACTGAAATTTACCCacttcccccttcccctgtattaaaacacttattttcttttgtatagAGAGATCATTATACTTAAGCTTTTCCCACAATGTCAACAGTGTTGTAAATTCCATACACCCATGCAAGTTCAAAGGCTACATCACTTTCTTTAGGACTTTCTTAGTTCAACAGAAACGTTACGTGTGTCCCTTTTTCTAGcattcttgatttttatttccataagtAATCTCAGCAGCAACAGGCAGACgatattttctcatttattcaATTTCTATGATCTGGTATTTACCAAGTGTTTGACCACAGTTCCTAGGCTTACAGCAGACATTCCCAGCCAGCCAGGCCCATGACTGCATAACATCTGAGACGAAATGAAACTGAGTGTATTCTGTCTGACGACAGTAGCAGCTTCTGCcatttatgtgtttattttactCATATGAATTACAAAATGTATATAATTGCTAAAAGTCAGTATGCTTCTATGTATTAGCTATTTAAAAGCAAGTATACATCCACAAAGtcatacacagaaaatattaGCATTAACTTCCAGCCCCTTGGAAGACGTGGGAGTTTGGCCATGGTGCTCAATGAAAGCAGGTTTCAGTCTTTTAACAAGCATTACTTGCCTGAAACATAATCCAAAATTGTATAGGATATAACAGCTCCagaatgtttattttgaaaatgtggcaAGAATGAATACACATTTAAGAACTGAATCAAGGAGGCTCAACTAACTTCTCAAGAGTTTTTGCTAGCATTTATCAATAATACATatttcttaaagcaaaaattacCGGTGTTCATCAAGTAGTGGAACAGGAATAGATGCAACTGTAAAGCTGATAGATCCACTGTACATCAGCATGACTGCTTCCTTGTTATGTGACATGGAGCATGTGCCTCATGGGGCAACACCAGTCAGGTGGTGTCcctgtttctttcccttccttatATTCTACCTCTACATCTCACAAATGACAGCCTCAATagcttttcccttttaaatagCTAGAATTTAAAGCTGTTCCTGCCTAAATTAATGGTCCCCTTCCACttaatttcaaaaggaaaaagtgtgCCTCTGATATATGAAAATGGAACAGTAAATTATTTAGTATCTTTTGCTAGCATAAATAAAGCAAACTCATTGAAGAAAGCCATGTGATGTATTTTCTATTAATGATCCTTTTAGCCATGTCAGTAGATGGCATCTGATACTTCTCCTATTAAAGACAATTGGAGTTTTGCCATTATGCCAGATGACGGCATGACCGGACCAATGGTTCTCACAAGAACctataaaagagaaaagagcatGGCACCCAAACCAGCaatttgtaatattttattgtgAGAGGGCCAAATCACAAAATCCTTGGCCCAGTTCTTTGGCGATCCAAATGCTTACAATAGTCactaaaaacattttccaaaagtaTGGGCTGTAGAGTGCCTCTGCAAACAGAAAGATGTAAGTTCTATGCTTTCAAATAAGCTACTTGCATTAGCAGTGAGTGTTTTTCTGGGAAGGGGATTCAGCAGGTACCCATACAGTTCTGTGGAAAGCAAAAActgaaacttttca
The Haliaeetus albicilla chromosome 1, bHalAlb1.1, whole genome shotgun sequence DNA segment above includes these coding regions:
- the SYNPO2 gene encoding synaptopodin-2 isoform X1 — encoded protein: MLPNCTRKMGTGDYLCIAMSGGAPWGFRLQGGKEQKQPLQIAKVRSKSKAAKAGLCEGDEVVSINGKPCGDLTYAEVIVLMESLTDVLQMLIKRSSNGINETLSSERENGKHDNIKNEDYRQSTTLQINTAKEIPHGDLCITEIYSETHQGAGESNKHFSEMKQETTQSHRITPKVIGTSKVLVTDEAAFRGKTEERRPGTMVELQLSLSNDAHKGTNPPAVTLLGAEKCTPSGRAPSVQEVGTSPVIAIPLGVKEGNIQWSSKVVQFSSGKEVKRIQGAAPSLPRVEVILDCSDREKEAPRSLADRGCVDSQVEGGQSEAPPSLLSFAISSEGTEQGEDDQHSERDHRPLKHRARHARLRRSESLSEKQVKEAKSKCKSIALLLTAAPNPNSKGVLMFKKRRQRARKYTLVSYGTGELERDEDEGEEGEGEEGDKENTFEVSLLATSESEIDEDFFSDIDNDGKIVTFDWDSGLLEVEKKTKSGDEMQTLPESTGKGALMFAKRRQRMDQITAEQEEMKARTVHTEERREATMSESFQKVSSSVYQAKEEEMSRQQTCVSKSYTDMSQNHSKMVQQNGFGLAPDTNLPFQSSEAQKAASLNKTAKPFPSGVQNRAAAPFSPTRNVTSPLSDIPAPPPYCSISPPPEALYRPVSATVASRAAPTVWSPTEPTEHIASRDERIAVPAKRTGILQEAKRRGTSKPMFTFKETPKVSPNPALLSLVHNAEGKKGTGAGFESGPEEDYLSLGAEACNFMQTQASKQKAPPPVAPKPSLKVSPTADTPVSPVWSPSAVASNKAPSFPAPASPQAAYPAPLKSPQYPHSPAHPPSTLNLAGPFKGPQATLASPNHTPKTTPVTPSAGGTKPRFEMPPAMSGKGAQLFARRHSRMEKYVVDSETVQANMARASSPTPSLPASWKYSSNVRAPPPVAYNPIHCPSYPPAATKASSKSTAATKNTKRKPKKGLNALDIMKHQPYQLDASLFTFQPPSTKESFAIKQTSKLSTSKQALPIRPPSAGSPTNVRASSVYSVPAYSSQPSFQSNASIPVNESFSPTGYSAFSKPETTTSSLFTAPRPKFSAKKAGVTAQERSSGRSLSLPGRPSSFISRAMSPTSPLIFQPAPDYFSKADTAADRPGKRLTPWEAAARSPLGLVDEAFGPQNMQESIAANVVSAARRKTLPEPPDEWKQKVSYEPPAPSGSVALLGGKQSGIVSPPKSSLSAPSTTTQAGSQLQYAYCSQRSRTDPDIMSMDSRSDYCLSTADSNYNPQPRGWRRPT
- the SYNPO2 gene encoding synaptopodin-2 isoform X2, with translation MFKKRRQRARKYTLVSYGTGELERDEDEGEEGEGEEGDKENTFEVSLLATSESEIDEDFFSDIDNDGKIVTFDWDSGLLEVEKKTKSGDEMQTLPESTGKGALMFAKRRQRMDQITAEQEEMKARTVHTEERREATMSESFQKVSSSVYQAKEEEMSRQQTCVSKSYTDMSQNHSKMVQQNGFGLAPDTNLPFQSSEAQKAASLNKTAKPFPSGVQNRAAAPFSPTRNVTSPLSDIPAPPPYCSISPPPEALYRPVSATVASRAAPTVWSPTEPTEHIASRDERIAVPAKRTGILQEAKRRGTSKPMFTFKETPKVSPNPALLSLVHNAEGKKGTGAGFESGPEEDYLSLGAEACNFMQTQASKQKAPPPVAPKPSLKVSPTADTPVSPVWSPSAVASNKAPSFPAPASPQAAYPAPLKSPQYPHSPAHPPSTLNLAGPFKGPQATLASPNHTPKTTPVTPSAGGTKPRFEMPPAMSGKGAQLFARRHSRMEKYVVDSETVQANMARASSPTPSLPASWKYSSNVRAPPPVAYNPIHCPSYPPAATKASSKSTAATKNTKRKPKKGLNALDIMKHQPYQLDASLFTFQPPSTKESFAIKQTSKLSTSKQALPIRPPSAGSPTNVRASSVYSVPAYSSQPSFQSNASIPVNESFSPTGYSAFSKPETTTSSLFTAPRPKFSAKKAGVTAQERSSGRSLSLPGRPSSFISRAMSPTSPLIFQPAPDYFSKADTAADRPGKRLTPWEAAARSPLGLVDEAFGPQNMQESIAANVVSAARRKTLPEPPDEWKQKVSYEPPAPSGSVALLGGKQSGIVSPPKSSLSAPSTTTQAGSQLQYAYCSQRSRTDPDIMSMDSRSDYCLSTADSNYNPQPRGWRRPT